One Vanessa cardui chromosome 17, ilVanCard2.1, whole genome shotgun sequence DNA window includes the following coding sequences:
- the LOC124536672 gene encoding ubiquitin carboxyl-terminal hydrolase 16, which produces MVKKKRQSDPSENGDESTESCDETVKSACHHVAKAVDLTRLKKSLKNGGFEKECAECKKSASTEVVDPNFEEDLSLWMCLRCGTQLCGRTRNKHALNHFNTPHSDCHALTANTTTWEIYCYNCNNEVTASSAKKLHECVEYLKKQSSSNPKLPPIELPFDNQGPKPLELTMPLETMSRNDKGKDKAMALNLPRVRGLTNLGNTCFFNSVIQCLVQTPYLLNVLQEMANPGEKFTLPGGKLSIKPDQSGEENKEVDLPPITGQLAEWGVLTKTLAETLAELQAGEGGVYNPRKLLSALVNKLPQLGGGDQHDAHELLRHLLEAVRSEDLRRYQSVILSSLGVSSKVDPAKVDGEIKQKVKFYGQQASDTMLRPEQVFRGFLVSTLECQECFHQSDRSEYFLDLSLPVAASRPQPPALVRRKTPNDESNLYNAQEENKPSKYQLKKERVARKAARKKGNSISKDKTSPTEANGSKEEGKSSSEQSDADVEDNLEDLPRQTETHSVSTGTQAIAHTAANFAAYHMESGYNSEKVISSDSIRTSPVDLDKEKTDNTPETADKDKEFAEVGTSTTAIALEYKPLVSLENFSNPDSGVASPEATKHNSTETVDNVDSPLNGKELGSHSSLSSEINLDLSSPQHNKLSPVKSDFERPVSRISFAPEYSNEVVSRGISVQACRDLFENSWEFNNARNEDSLYSDMNQDVTSKLEKLKLDMDEAKPAPPSPAPDASAPPPMAPRAKPGADADRSNRDFLSFSRQSPLSPRYVCDEDECSIQSCLAQFTALELLTGNNKVGCETCTERINGKDGKTVYTNATKRFLVSSPPPVLILHLKRFQLGPRCMFRKMSKHVDFPTVLNVAPFCAQDERRARGLLYSLYGVVEHSGGMHGGHYVAYVKVRPGAPRRSFLPPPADSESELSGYESGEGPAGAPAPRGRWFYVSDSMVSEVSEDKVLRAQAYLLFYERIL; this is translated from the exons ATGGTTAAAAAAAAGAGACAAAGCGATCCTAGCGAAAATGGAGACGAGTCGACTGAATCGTGCGACGAAACTGTTAAGTCCGCATGTCACCATGTAGCTAAAGCAGTAGACCTCACGCGCCTGAAGAAATCACTGAAAAATGGGGGTTTCGAGAAAGAATGCGCAGAATGCAAGAAAAGTGCGAGTACCGAAGTAGTTGACCCAAATTTTGAGGAAGATCTCTCGCTATGGATGTGTTTGCGCTGTGGAACCCAACTATGTGGACGTACACGTAATAAACATGCTCTAAATCACTTCAACACGCCCCACTCTGACTGCCATGCATTAACAGCTAACACCACAACTTGGGAGATATATTGCTATAATTGCAACAACGAAGTAACAGCTTCAAGTGCGAAAAAACTTCATGAAtgtgttgaatatttaaaaaagcaatCATCGAGTAACCCGAAACTACCGCCAATAGAACTGCCCTTCGACAACCAAGGACCCAAGCCCCTAGAACTCACAATGCCATTAGAAACAATGTCAAGGAATGATAAGGGTAAAGATAAGGCGATGGCATTGAACTTGCCCCGAGTGAGGGGACTAACTAATTTAGGAAACACATGCTTTTTCAATTCTGTCATTCAATGTTTAGTTCAGACACcttatttgttaaatgttttgCAAGAAATGGCTAATCCTGGGGAAAAGTTTACTTTACCTGGAGGTAAATTGTCCATCAAGCCTGACCAAAGTGGCGAGGAGAACAAAGAAGTTGACCTGCCACCGATTACAGGACAATTAGCTGAGTGGGGAGTCTTGACAAAGACCTTAGCTGAGACGCTGGCTGAATTGCAAGCAG GAGAAGGCGGAGTATATAATCCTAGGAAGCTGCTGTCAGCTCTAGTCAACAAGCTACCGCAGCTCGGCGGTGGTGACCAACATGATGCCCACGAACTGTTAAGACATTTGCTTGAAGCTGTTAG GTCGGAGGACCTACGTCGCTACCAGTCTGTGATACTAAGCAGTTTGGGTGTTAGTTCTAAGGTTGATCCAGCTAAAGTTGACGGAGAAATTAAACAGAAGGTTAAGTTCTATGGACAACAGGCCTCTGACACCATGCTTAGACCAGAACAg GTCTTCCGAGGTTTCCTAGTATCGACCCTAGAGTGCCAGGAGTGCTTCCACCAATCAGATCGTTCGGAATACTTCCTTGATCTCTCTCTGCCTGTTGCCGCTTCACGTCCTCAGCCACCTGCTCTGGTTAGAAGGAAAACACCCAATG ACGAAAGTAATTTATACAATGCTCAAGAGGAGAATAAACCCTCGAAATATCAGCTGAAGAAAGAACGCGTCGCTAGAAAAGCCGCTAGGAAAAAAG GAAATTCAATTTCCAAAGATAAGACTTCACCAACGGAAGCCAACGGGTCCAAGGAAGAAGGGAAATCGTCGTCTGAACAATCCGATGCCGACGTTGAGGACAATCTGGAAGATCTGCCGCGGCAGACGGAGACGCACTCCGTGTCCACGGGCACGCAGGCCATCGCCCACACGGCCGCCAACTTCGCCGCCTACCACATGGAGTCGGGATACAACTCCGAGAAGGTCATCAGCTCCGACTCCATCCGAACCAGCCCCGTCGATTTGGACAAGGAGAAGACGGACAACACCCCGGAAACGGCCGACAAAGATAAAGAATTCGCAGAAGTCGGCACGTCCACGACCGCTATAGCGCTCGAATATAAACCTCTCGTATCCCTAGAAAATTTCTCTAACCCAGATTCAGGAGTCGCCAGTCCCGAAGCGACCAAACACAATTCCACGGAAACAGTCGATAATGTAGATTCTCCTTTGAACGGAAAAGAGCTAGGCAGCCATAGTTCGTTATCGAGCGAAATCAACCTGGATCTATCCAGTCCGCAGCACAACAAACTGTCGCCCGTCAAGAGCGACTTCGAGAGGCCGGTCTCGAGAATATCCTTCGCTCCGGAGTACTCCAACGAGGTCGTCTCCCGGGGCATCAGCGTGCAAGCCTGCAGGGATCTCTTCGAGAACAGCTGGGAGTTCAACAATGCCAGAAACGAGGACTCCCTGTACAGTGACATGAACCAGGACGTCACGAGCAAGCTGGAGAAGCTGAAGCTCGACATGGACGAGGCCAAGCCCGCGCCGCCGTCGCCCGCGCCCGACGCCAGCGCGCCGCCGCCCATGGCGCCGCGGGCCAAGCCCGGCGCCGACGCCGACAGGAGCAACCGCGACTTCCTGTCGTTCTCCCGCCAGAGCCCGCTGTCGCCGCGCTACGTGTGCGACGAGGACGAGTGCAGCATCCAGTCGTGCCTCGCGCAGTTCACGGCGCTCGAGCTGCTCACCGGCAACAACAAGGTCGGCTGCGAGACCTGCACCGAGCGCATCAACGGCAAGGACGGCAAGACCGTGTACACGAACGCGACGAAGCGCTTTCTCGTGTCGAGCCCGCCGCCCGTGCTCATCCTGCACCTGAAGCGCTTCCAGCTCGGGCCGCGCTGCATGTTCCGCAAGATGTCCAAGCACGTGGACTTCCCCACCGTGCTCAACGTGGCGCCCTTCTGCGCGCAGGACgagcggcgcgcgcgcggcctGCTGTACTCGCTGTACGGCGTGGTGGAGCACTCGGGCGGCATGCACGGCGGGCACTACGTGGCCTACGTCAAGGTGCGGCCGGGCGCGCCCCGCCGCTCGTTCCTGCCGCCGCCCGCCGACTCCGAGTCCGAGCTGTCGGGCTACGAGTCGGGCGAGGGCCCGGCGGGAGCGCCGGCGCCGCGCGGCCGCTGGTTCTACGTGTCGGACAGCATGGTGTCCGAGGTGTCGGAGGACAAGGTGCTTCGCGCGCAGGCCTACCTACTGTTCTACGAGCGCATCCTGTGA